ATGTTGGAGTTGGTGTCGCCCGAGGAGCTCATGGAGAAGCTCCTGGAGAGGTCGCTGGAGCCGTTGTTGACGGTGATGCTCTCACCGACGGCCGACGGCATCAGCGCGGGCATGGCCATCCCCATCTCCGTGTGGCATAATGTTCTGCTGCCTCGAGTAGCTCCATAGCTGCAAATTAATTGAGAGATCTCCAGGTCAGTGAATTTTGAATTTATCTAGAAAGCTAACAGTATTGGGGGATAAAAGAAATAACAGAAAGTATTATACTTCGTAGTCACATAAGCCATACCATGAAAGAACACGAGTAGTACCTGTATTGGGGGATCAAAGAAATAACAGAAAGTATTATACTTCGTAGTCACATAAGCCATACCATGAAAGAACATGAGTAGTACCTGACTTTGTTGAATTGGGAGAAATCATGTTAAAGTATGGATTCCTTTAAACCAGCAGTATCTCTTCACCTGATTAGAAGAGACTAAATAGTAAATCCCCTTGACATGTGACGTCTCACGCTTGACCTCCTTACTGCCATAAACTTTATCCTCTGAATCCCCATCCCACCATAGACAAGctgcacacacacaaaaaaaatattaaaatctCTTTATCCTCATTGGGGTCGTAAACTCGTAATCAAACATTGTAAATACATATAGACAATAAATAAGAACCCTATTGGGTTACAAAGAGGATTAATCATAAGAGGGGAAAGGAAGTGAAATTAGTACTCACCTCATATATGAGGAAGGGAAGCTGGAAAAATACACAATTTGACATAACAAAATAGCACCAGCTGCAATATAGGAGCTCCAGGAAAATAAACCTTGCTTCTCTGCATTTTGGATCTAGCTAAAAATGGCAAATTTTAGAAATGCTAAATGTTAGGAACCACTATGTGATTCAGAAGAAATTATTTTATGTACCAGTTCTCACACTGTCTATCAATCTCCTGATATGCTCAATGAACAGCAGAGAAAAATAACTGCACAACCCTGCTTGTCAACTTAGGTCTCTTTACCTCGGTCGGCTCCTGACATTGTTGTCTTTCCCAGCTTTAGCCTTCTTTTGTCCATAACAGTAGTAAAATCCTATATGGCCAACGAAATCAAAAGACCCTTTACTAAtatacaaaactcaacaaaatcaaAAGACCCTTTGCTAATCTACTGAACTCAATTAAATCAAAAGAACAAAATAACTATGGGGGTTCCCTATGGAGGTTCATAAAAGACATGGCCCAGTCAAGGCTTGTGCAGTGAGGCAAAACTAAAAAAAATGCACATGTGCAAGAATATATGCAAACCTAAAAAAATGTGTGCAAGAAAATTAAGAGAACTATAGGGAGAAACACGAACCTGGGAGGGTGCTCGACCAAGATGGGCTCCTGCGCCGTCACTTGCAGCCATTGTCGTCCTCCTGCTGCGGACGCGGGGACGGTGCCGATGTGCATGCTAAAGAAGGTCACGACCCTATGGCAGCCATCTCGTCAGGGTCATTCTCCTTCTCCCATATTTGCCTACTTGCTCCCTGCCTGCTCCACCAAGCGGACAAACCCAATCCTATGGGGAACAAGAAAACATGAATAGATCAAACTAACTGGCAGCAAACGAACTGATTTTCTTTTGAATCAATTTCAATACAATCAGAAAATGGCAATGATAAGAGAAGACATAGACACTCATTGGAGAGCAGCGAGGAAGTAGCAGCGGTGGAGGAGAGAAAAACAAACCGAGGTGGGAGGAGGTAGCCAAAACTGCCCTTGACGAGGACGCTCAGGCCATCTTCTCACACGTCTTCATCGCCGCCCCGCATCTCCACCTGCTCCACGGTGGCTCccaggccgtcgccgccgctgttccccgcgccacctcctcttctttttttcttccagCGGCGGCGCACCCGTGGCTTCTTGGTGGCGAGGGCTCACGGATTGCGGAGGAGAAGAGGAGGTGGCGGATTGGGGAGGAGAAGAGGAGGCGGCGGATTTGGGAGAAGGAGAGGATGGGGattgagggagaagaggaggctcTCGGTAGGCTAGGTTTTTCACCGTGTTCGTTTTCTGGAGCGACGGGACTTCAAATACCCACCGTCTCAAACAAGCAACCCCACATACACCCGGGCCCAATGGTCATCGGGTGGACTGCTAGCCGAAAGTGAAAAAAAACTGACGGCGAGGCTGCTGCCAGCAGCCAAAACGCTGCTACAGTAAAAAGATCGCACGGCCAACGAGCTTCGCACGCGCGGAGGCCTCAGAATGGCGGGTTGGCTAGGGTGGTTTATATGTTCAATGACATGCATACCAGTACAGTTGATAAAAATTGTCATCAGTAGAAGCACTTTAGTAGATTCCAGTTATCTTAAGTATATATAACAAGCACACATACATACACACAGAATTAACCAACTGCACAGTAGCAAAGCTTTATCGATTCTCCTGGTTTTACACACATTATTCAGGATAATTTGCCATCTTGAAACTAGAGCACACGACTCAAGGTGGTACTAGAGTGCCCAGTAGGTGGTACTGAAGTTGAAACCGGGCTAGCTACCAGGCAGAGATCTTCATGCCTAGGGCTTTCTGCGCGAAGTCCCTGTCGGCGTGGCGGAGGGCTCGCCCAGCCCTGAGGGTGGCGAACCAGCAGCCCCGGCGGCGGATGGCCTGGCGGAGCTCCGCCTTGCTGATCCGGCCGTCGCCGTCCACGTCGAACTGCTTCAGCCACTCCTTGAATTGCTCCACCGTGGTCCCTCTCGGCCAGAGGAGCCACCTCCGCCCTGCCATGGCCGGCTGTGTTTGCAGGCTCAGAGCCAGCTAGTCCTTGACGACTGTCCTAGCAGGCAGGTGCATGGATGGTTCGAAGCCTCTCGCGGCtgcgcctccttttatagttggatCGTTCCACCCACGTATTTCGTGGATTTATTCGTTTATATCTGCAGGTTGCGAGGGGTCGCTGATCTCAATCGTATCTCATTTCTTGGTGGAGTCCGACCTAGCTGAATTTCAGGCTTTGGGTCCGACCTAGTCACTACTCACTCAACGGAATAGTCACTACTCACTACACGGAATGCATGAAAGGCTAGTAAGAGGTAAGCGCAAGTGTATGCATATTACATTGCACTGTTCAACTGTAGCTCTTTTGACTGATGGGCTGCATTTACCTCATTAGATTATATTCCTATATGCTTGCAGCGACCTGAAAGCTTATTAGTTAGCTTGAGAATAAATTTGAAGTCGGGGAAGTAGCAATGTGGTAGGGCCCGTGCATGAAAGAGATTCTCCATTGACCCACCAATCCAAGGAAACATCAGGGAGATTTCGGTTTTGCTATTTCTCACGTACCTAAAATTTTGTGTTATATCAGTcattccttccttccttctcccttcTTCCCAACCTCGCCGGAGAAGAACAACCCAACTATCTATCTTAGAGGGAAGACATGGCCTCACTATCTATCTTAGTGAAAAGCCACAACCTCATTACTATCTTAGGGATAGGGACTGCAGGGGATTGCCGGAGGTTTGCACCGGTGGTGCGAGGCTTAGAGGGATGACCAGCAACGGCGGTGGgggaggttgaggggagggcggggcggcaagGTGGTGCACGGTAGCGCCCGCCGGCTGCAGGCAGATGGGGCACGGTTGGCTGACGGTTGCAAAGAAGAATGGATCAGATGGTGGATGGAGGAGGAAGATGGTTGAGTGAAAAAAGACGACGTGTGACCAAGCGGTTAGATGCAGATTGGATGGACAGAAAATAAAATGAATGATGAAACGTTTTTTGCAGGCACCTGTTAAATAAACAGTCCCGGGAGATTCTACCACGGTTGCTCAAGAATGTCCAAAGTTCTTTCCAACGCTACTACAAAAACCCGTCTCTGAAGTGCTAGCCGGACCGCCTGAAACATGCCTTCATCTCAGCTGGTGCACTGGTGCTAGACCCCGAGAACAGTTAGGTATGGACGGCAAGGCGAAGATCATCAGAGTTGTGGATGTGGGCTCATTTCTGATGGCGCAGTCCCGACCCACCAAAGATGGATTTCCCTATGGGCTGTGTCTTTTCAGTATGCAGGAAATAATTGCTTAATCCCGCCTCTTGTGGAATGGCATGCTTCAATGCTTGTTTTCTTGAACGTTAGTGTATGGTTGTGCAGCAAGGTAGTAGTATCGTGAAATACATTTGTTGAGGATATGTCGTCGGGTTCATGTTAAGAATGGACTGCTGTTCCATTGGGACACTTGTAAGAACTTCAAAGTGGACAACTGAGCTACAATGCTGGAGGAGGGCGACCAAGGCAAAACAACTGTGTAATCCATCAACAAAATGATGCAGTATTCATATGTCCCTTCCGTATTTCGCGACAGGGATAACATAATAAAGTGGCGGCCGTGAAAGCAGTCCTTGCAAAGTTGGGGCACGGTTTCGGCATCAAGTAGTCAAAGAAGACACGTCGGGTTATGCGGCCATCCCCAGCAGCCAAGACGTCCATAGTCAAAAGGAAAGTATGTCTGAACCCCAGCATGATGCACCCACGCTACATCCATGCAAaagaatatatatatatcaaaacattttgaaaaaaatctgaaactttctGAAAATGATTATGAACATGCTTGCAAAGTTTGATGGTCAAATGACATCCGAGGAGCTCTGTAcaagaaaaataaaattacaattTGTGCTCAAACAGTGCATGTACTTTTTAAGTAGTTTTGTCTTTTTTACATAGCTCCTCAGATGTCCCTTGAGCGCCAAAATTTACAAGCATCTATAACATTTGTTTATAATCATTTccacaaagtttcagatttttttagaaaaatattttGCTAAGTTTTCTTGCGTGAACGTAGCGTGGGTGCACCGAGCTGGGGCGTAGAAAAACCACTCACGTAGTCAAAATGCGCAAGCCACGAGGACAATCTGTatggcaaaattgacaaatttgacctatggatgaaatcaaatcacacaatgaactgcccgtgaaactatttcacgcggcttaCCTTTTCGTGTGACGCCcaacacgaaggcgccacactacactgtgcaacgcctcatagATAGGTGCTACACGCCTGGCCAGTGTCGCACCCGTGTGATtcaaaaattactaagtcagtgtgcagcgccttagagttaggcgccacactatacagttatacagtgtagcgcctagcttctaggcgttgcactagtggttgctttaTTTTatagtgcaaccactagtgcagcgcctgagagctaggcgccacactatacagtgcagcgcctagctcttaggctttGCACAATGATTTAGTAATTTTTAGGCAGTCTGGGATGCAActctggccaggcgtgtagcgcctatctgtgaggcgttgcacagtgtagtgtggcgccttcgtgtcgggcgtcacataaAAAGATCAGctgcgtgaaatagtttcacgggcagttcattctgtgatttgatttcgtccacagGTCAAATTTGCCCAATCTATATATACTTCATGCAACTTCCAAATTTTACAGCAGAAACACTCAAAATTAAGCAACTGCATACATAGTAGCAGACGTCGTCGTCGTAACAAACCTTAACAAATTCTCCTGGATTTACACATATTATTCAGGTTTCAGGAGAAGTTCACATGTCAAGCTGAACCCATCACACGACACTAGGCTTAGACACTATGTTGCCATATTCGGCATTAGTCTGAGCAGGTGAAGCTCTACCGAGGTAGCTAACGGGCAGAGATGTTCATGCCGAGGTGTTCCCGCGCGAAAGCGACGAggtgctccagctcggcgtcgtcGACGTAGCCGTTGTGGTCCCTGTCGGCGCGGCGGACGGCGCGGCCGGCCCTAACGGTGGCGAACCAGCAGCCCCGGCGGCGGATGGCCTGGCGGAGCTCGGCCTTGCTGATCCGGCCGTCGCCGTTCACGTCGACCCACTTCTTGAATTCTTCCACCGTCCACGCACACGGGGCGCTCCTTATCGGCATGGCCTATGGGCTATGGTGTCTAGAAGCTCAGAACCAGCTTATCCTAGTCCTTGCAGCCGGAGACTGCCGAGTTCTCGCGGttgtgcctccttttatagtcgatccGGTCCTGGAAGCATCTCGTGACTTTATTCGTTTCTATCTGCAGGCTGCGAGGGGTGTTGATCAGAATCCGAATCTCATCTCAGTTATTGGAGGGGGGCGGCAAAGGTAAATTTCAGGTTTGAGCATCGCATCGATCATTTGTTTAGTCGCTACACTTACCGCGATGCTAGTAACGAGCAAGTGCATATATATGACATCgttttctttttttgaaaaagGAGGTTAAACCCCTAACCTCTGCATCAGTCGATCCATgcagccatctttattaattatttcaCAAGGGTCTTAtaaaaacatacatcaagccatCCGAAGCCACCACTCGCATGATAATACAGAGAgctctcactccccatatctaTAGCGATGCCGtcgccgatccatccacataacgtatcgaAACAGACAACCAGTGCAACAGACCTAAAGCGTACACTACATGCACACGTTTTATaagccgccatcatcatcgaaACCGCTGtcccatcttcaggagagagatccgcatcatccttgccagtccggccatacatcgacgccaccacggcgcccaacgactccaccgccctgcgctcgtcaatcccgacgccgagactctgaaagatctgtcatgcgtagcacctgccgaccaggcatgacacaacatagcacctgtcggccaggtaTGACTTGACATCTCTTACCAGACGCATCTGACGCGGTTAGAACGCCGCTCCTCCTGCCAACCTCCACACCATTGCCGCTACTTGAGCTGATACGCAGAGCCCTTCATCCATAGCAACTCTCCCCCGAACACCCAAGCCTCCCAGACAGCGCCTTTATGGAGGGTACGACGCGCAGGGCGCCGCCGCCGTCCCAATCCAAGATGgattttggactttcgtccgggaGGGGGTCGGAGGTGGAAAGGAGGGACCTCGGCTTCGCCTTCAAGAAGGGTAACGACATTGAAGCCGTCGTCGATGCCGGGCCGAGCGAgccgaccaaagtttcctccggtcctCGTCCT
This region of Triticum aestivum cultivar Chinese Spring chromosome 2D, IWGSC CS RefSeq v2.1, whole genome shotgun sequence genomic DNA includes:
- the LOC123049001 gene encoding uncharacterized protein; the encoded protein is MPIRSAPCAWTVEEFKKWVDVNGDGRISKAELRQAIRRRGCWFATVRAGRAVRRADRDHNGYVDDAELEHLVAFAREHLGMNISAR